The proteins below come from a single Leptospiraceae bacterium genomic window:
- a CDS encoding adenylate/guanylate cyclase domain-containing protein produces MKQENIKSNRITLSPDYTRENIPALDIRNVINKTRPIAPEKFASKSNTSTTSEKQTVIAKYSLQFKLMLVISLVITIALSVMIALATYFFKDDNTKRIQENNLEIVRIVNAKVFSDLVTEINKGKTLLALKQKFNTNDQKKFFIDQYFNNDNSFIYLGVYKKSESGVEVVDSIYNEKFLQKYSLTEGDIALPIKNNLTYFSKSFDGVPTISNTSQGSQEASMAISIPMEEGGSSEFIIIILLKSEMILEAFKKSGMNTTYMVNEDGAVLAHPDMSLVFSGKNLMDSPIVRSMITSQANNSLESFQDNDGKRYLGSFKKLGFANAGIISVVEEDNAFKPVYQIQARNIYIMIIALCISLIVVFLFAKTISTPLIKLLGETINISKGIFQLNIKRTTNDEVGVLTDYFQTMAQGLEEREKVKSMLGSMIDPVVVSEGMKDLAALKRGDEKLITAFFSDVANFSSISEQLTSVQLASLLNEYLSAMTLILKNHGGVLDKYIGDAIVGIFGAPLDIGEHYLKASRASLEMIQKLQELREHWTKNNLYTKDAQVMDIRIGINTGLAKVGFMGTDAMGSYTMMGDTVNLAARLEAAAKDYGVNILISESVKKEIESEMFTRELDRVRVKGKSEPVKLYELISKKSDISESINESTKIYEEAFLLYLGMNWTPAIKKFQESVKVRNKPDKAAELLIDRCNYYLISPIAGNWDGVFTRKHK; encoded by the coding sequence ATGAAGCAAGAAAACATAAAATCCAATCGCATTACACTCTCCCCAGATTACACGAGAGAAAATATTCCTGCTCTGGATATACGTAATGTTATTAATAAAACTAGACCTATAGCACCAGAAAAGTTTGCTTCCAAATCAAATACTTCCACTACTTCCGAAAAACAAACCGTAATTGCAAAGTATTCTCTTCAATTCAAGCTAATGCTTGTTATCTCCTTAGTTATCACGATTGCTCTATCTGTGATGATCGCTCTCGCCACATATTTTTTTAAAGATGATAATACCAAACGTATTCAAGAGAACAACTTAGAGATCGTACGTATCGTAAACGCAAAAGTTTTTTCCGATTTAGTTACAGAGATAAATAAGGGTAAAACGTTATTAGCCTTAAAACAAAAATTTAACACAAACGATCAAAAGAAATTTTTTATAGATCAATACTTCAATAATGACAATAGCTTTATCTATTTAGGAGTGTATAAAAAATCCGAATCTGGTGTAGAAGTGGTAGATAGTATTTACAATGAAAAATTCTTACAGAAATATTCCCTCACTGAGGGAGATATAGCTCTTCCAATAAAAAATAATCTAACCTATTTTTCAAAATCATTTGATGGAGTTCCGACTATTTCTAATACCAGTCAAGGCTCTCAAGAGGCATCGATGGCGATTAGTATTCCTATGGAAGAGGGAGGAAGTTCAGAATTTATCATTATCATTCTTTTGAAATCGGAAATGATATTAGAAGCATTTAAAAAGTCAGGAATGAATACTACTTATATGGTCAATGAAGATGGAGCTGTGTTAGCCCATCCTGATATGAGCTTGGTTTTTTCTGGAAAAAACTTAATGGATAGTCCGATTGTTCGCTCAATGATAACAAGCCAAGCGAATAATAGTTTGGAATCTTTTCAGGACAATGATGGAAAGAGGTATCTTGGTTCTTTTAAAAAATTAGGTTTTGCGAATGCAGGAATTATTTCTGTGGTAGAAGAGGATAATGCGTTTAAGCCGGTATACCAAATCCAAGCTAGAAATATTTACATCATGATTATTGCTCTTTGTATTTCGCTTATCGTTGTTTTCCTATTTGCAAAAACTATTTCTACTCCACTAATAAAACTCCTCGGAGAAACAATCAATATTTCAAAAGGAATTTTCCAATTAAATATTAAACGCACAACAAACGATGAAGTCGGAGTATTGACTGATTATTTCCAAACAATGGCGCAAGGTCTAGAAGAACGAGAAAAAGTAAAAAGTATGTTAGGAAGTATGATTGATCCGGTTGTGGTCTCTGAGGGTATGAAAGACTTAGCCGCACTCAAACGAGGCGATGAAAAATTAATAACTGCCTTTTTTTCGGATGTCGCTAATTTTTCTTCGATCAGTGAGCAACTAACGTCTGTGCAATTAGCCTCTCTGCTCAATGAATATCTTTCTGCAATGACTTTGATTTTAAAAAATCACGGTGGAGTTTTAGATAAATATATCGGGGATGCGATTGTAGGAATATTTGGCGCACCATTGGATATTGGAGAACATTATTTGAAAGCTTCCCGTGCCTCTCTTGAGATGATACAGAAACTCCAAGAACTAAGAGAACATTGGACAAAAAATAATCTATACACAAAAGACGCTCAAGTAATGGATATCCGAATTGGAATCAATACCGGTCTTGCTAAAGTTGGATTCATGGGAACGGATGCAATGGGCTCGTACACTATGATGGGGGATACTGTTAATTTGGCGGCGCGTCTTGAAGCTGCGGCTAAAGACTACGGTGTAAATATTCTCATTTCCGAATCTGTTAAAAAAGAAATTGAATCTGAAATGTTTACGAGAGAACTAGATCGAGTGCGAGTAAAAGGGAAATCAGAGCCTGTTAAACTTTACGAACTAATATCTAAAAAATCGGATATTTCCGAATCCATTAATGAATCCACCAAAATATACGAAGAGGCATTTTTACTTTATTTGGGAATGAATTGGACTCCTGCCATTAAAAAATTTCAAGAATCTGTGAAGGTTAGAAATAAACCCGACAAAGCTGCCGAGTTACTCATTGATAGGTGTAATTATTATTTGATTAGCCCGATTGCTGGCAATTGGGACGGTGTATTTACACGTAAACATAAATAG
- a CDS encoding transposase zinc-binding domain-containing protein yields MSKYGALSDGKREEVEKLLGCGKFENGFQRYSCEDCDINLIVPFSCKSRLCLSCYRKKLFGWSVNLSHILNMDLRHIHVTFTIPGTVSNLLFQRRCEVEDMISVAAEVYKKELIKFARLKFKKENITISGKDWLPGSIATLHKCGNSLNFNPHVHLVGTMAIIHRETKEVLPISFLRYKKFAFSWMKALCKHYEKEKVITKAESLVILNKYKNGFHAIAVYFQPIAGEEKEPLFRTAEYIASGFFHNSQIQKVDDDKKKLLFDTRVG; encoded by the coding sequence TTGTCGAAATACGGAGCGCTGTCGGATGGGAAAAGAGAAGAGGTGGAAAAACTTTTAGGTTGTGGAAAATTCGAAAATGGTTTTCAAAGATATTCTTGTGAAGATTGTGATATAAATTTAATAGTTCCCTTTAGCTGTAAGTCAAGACTTTGTTTGTCCTGTTATCGCAAGAAACTCTTCGGTTGGTCTGTTAATTTATCCCATATTCTAAATATGGATTTACGGCATATTCATGTTACCTTTACAATTCCGGGGACTGTATCTAATTTACTTTTTCAAAGACGATGTGAAGTTGAAGATATGATTTCTGTTGCGGCTGAAGTTTACAAGAAAGAATTAATCAAGTTCGCAAGACTCAAATTCAAGAAGGAAAATATTACTATCAGCGGCAAAGATTGGTTACCCGGTAGTATTGCCACTCTACACAAGTGCGGCAATAGTTTAAATTTTAATCCGCATGTTCATTTAGTTGGGACAATGGCTATAATTCACAGAGAAACCAAAGAAGTTTTACCAATATCCTTTTTACGATACAAGAAATTTGCGTTTTCATGGATGAAAGCCTTATGCAAACATTACGAAAAAGAAAAAGTTATCACAAAAGCGGAATCTCTTGTTATCCTAAACAAATACAAAAATGGTTTTCACGCTATCGCTGTTTACTTTCAGCCGATTGCAGGCGAAGAGAAAGAGCCATTATTTAGAACAGCGGAGTATATTGCATCAGGATTCTTTCACAATTCACAGATTCAAAAAGTAGACGATGATAAAAAGAAATTACTTTTCGATACAAGAGTTGGGTAG
- a CDS encoding putative Ig domain-containing protein, with protein MIFSKKIAAFVFLFSLIGCGDPKISRSPVEAFLIGLVNDSSPYNLGGTVTGLTGSGLVIQNNGSEDLSITASGSFVFPRKFEANESYNISILTQPLSQTCSVLQSSGIVTADVNNVSIDCIASPVVTVAPSALAYIGSPYTYTQNAAIVANTPTVTGTVTSCSSAPALPTGLSINNTTCAITGTPTMIQGATVYTITATNAIGSTSTTISIAIQSAPPSALAYTGSPFTYTQNIAIPTNTPTFTGTVTSCSSAPALPTGLVINNTTCTISGTPTATQAATVYTITAANAFGNTSTSFSITVNLAPPSALTYTGSPYTYTQNLAITTNTPTITGSVTSCTASPVLPAGLAINNTTCAISGTPTTTQTATAHTITASNAFGSTTASINITVNIAPPSSLVYSGSPYTYTQNLAITTATPTVSGTVTSCSAAPALPTGLSLNNTTCAISGTPTVTQGSTAHTITATNAFGSTTAVVNITVNIPAPTALSYIGNPYSYTQNAAITTNTPTFTGTVTSCSASPALPAGLSINNTTCAISGTPTTTQTATVYTITASNISGNTTASISITINIAPPSALTYTGSPYVYTQNAAIATSTPTVTGTVTSCSASPALPTGLSIHNTTCAISGTPTSTQATTAYTITAANAFGNTTASISITVNIAPPSALTYSGSSYTYTENAAISANTPTITGTVTSCSASPALPTGLVINNTTCSITGTPTTAQTTITYTITASNAFGNTTATIDIIINIAPPSALTYTGSPYTYTQNVAISTNTPTVTGTVTSCTASPALPTGLSINNTTCAISGVPTITQGATAYTITASNAFGSTTAGINITVNLAPPSALTYTGSPYTYTQNSAITTNTPTVTGTVTSCTASPALPAGLSINNTTCAISGTPTATQGATAYTITASNAFGNTTAGINITVNAGAPSALTYTGSPYTYIQNTTITTTTPTVTGTVTSCSASPALPAGLSINNTTCAISGTPTVTQVATNHTITATNAFGSTTAVINITVNIPAPTGLSYTGSPYIYGQTLTIITNSPTVTGTVTSCTASPALPTGLSINASTCAISGASSVTQASTAHTITASNVSGSTTAAINITVQDLCIYYGGSGTPASCLLGGQVQGTPLTLTGTVSTPYGPAQGSWTSGTTNGIGNAARFNAPFGVTTDRNNLYVADWLNHQIRKINMGTGAVSLLAGSATGVSGTANGVGTAARFNKPGGITTDGTFLYVSDSFNCVIRKIDIATATVTTLAGTMGVLGFVNATGTSAKFDSPYGITVAGDNLYVADYSNNAIRKVVISTGVVTTLAGAATAGLTNATGTAARFNLPFGITTDGPNLYIGDEGNNAIRKIVIATGVVTTIAGATTPGFVNATGTAARFNAPEGITTDGTNLYVSDAGNDVIRKIVIATGVVTTLAGSNSQTLFDADGSAATAEFDDPQGIVSDGTRLFVADYLNNKIRKIE; from the coding sequence ATGATTTTTTCTAAAAAGATTGCTGCCTTTGTATTTCTATTCTCTTTGATTGGCTGTGGTGACCCCAAGATTTCCAGGAGTCCCGTAGAAGCGTTCCTCATTGGCTTGGTAAACGACAGTTCTCCCTATAACTTAGGTGGGACGGTTACCGGATTAACCGGCTCTGGACTTGTTATCCAAAATAATGGCAGTGAAGATTTATCTATCACCGCAAGTGGAAGTTTTGTTTTCCCAAGAAAATTTGAAGCGAATGAAAGTTATAACATTTCCATACTAACGCAACCGCTTAGCCAGACTTGTTCTGTTTTGCAATCGAGTGGAATTGTAACCGCCGACGTAAATAATGTAAGCATTGATTGTATTGCGAGTCCCGTTGTTACGGTGGCACCGTCTGCTTTAGCCTATATAGGAAGCCCCTACACCTATACACAAAACGCAGCCATAGTTGCCAATACTCCAACCGTTACTGGAACGGTCACAAGCTGTTCTTCGGCACCGGCACTCCCAACTGGATTAAGTATCAATAATACAACCTGCGCAATAACCGGAACTCCTACAATGATACAGGGTGCAACAGTTTATACAATCACCGCTACCAATGCAATCGGTTCCACATCAACAACAATCAGTATTGCCATACAAAGTGCTCCTCCCTCTGCGTTAGCTTATACAGGAAGTCCGTTTACCTATACCCAAAATATTGCGATTCCAACGAATACGCCTACCTTTACAGGAACAGTGACTAGCTGCTCCTCTGCACCGGCTTTACCAACCGGACTAGTTATAAATAATACAACCTGTACCATCAGCGGAACTCCTACAGCAACTCAAGCTGCAACTGTTTATACGATCACAGCGGCAAATGCATTTGGAAATACATCAACATCATTCAGTATCACAGTAAATCTAGCCCCACCTTCCGCTTTGACCTATACAGGTAGTCCTTATACTTACACGCAAAATCTGGCTATTACGACCAATACTCCAACCATTACTGGATCTGTGACAAGTTGCACTGCTTCTCCCGTTCTACCGGCTGGGCTCGCGATCAACAATACAACTTGTGCCATCAGTGGAACTCCTACAACCACCCAAACTGCAACGGCTCATACAATTACCGCTTCCAATGCTTTCGGAAGTACAACAGCCTCAATCAATATAACAGTGAATATAGCTCCACCGTCTTCTTTAGTCTATTCGGGAAGCCCTTATACTTATACGCAAAATCTGGCTATTACTACTGCTACTCCAACGGTTTCTGGGACTGTAACCAGTTGCTCTGCCGCCCCTGCCCTTCCTACTGGACTCAGTTTAAATAATACAACCTGTGCGATCAGCGGAACTCCTACAGTCACACAAGGATCTACTGCTCATACCATCACGGCGACAAATGCATTCGGAAGCACAACTGCGGTCGTCAATATCACAGTCAATATTCCGGCTCCAACCGCTTTATCGTATATAGGAAATCCATACTCCTATACACAAAATGCAGCCATTACAACCAATACACCGACGTTTACAGGAACCGTTACAAGTTGCTCTGCTTCCCCAGCTTTACCGGCTGGATTAAGCATCAATAATACAACCTGTGCTATTAGTGGAACTCCTACAACCACCCAGACTGCGACTGTTTACACCATCACAGCCAGCAATATTTCTGGCAATACAACTGCCTCGATTTCAATTACGATCAATATAGCACCTCCCTCTGCTCTGACCTATACAGGAAGTCCATACGTTTACACACAAAATGCAGCGATAGCGACGAGCACTCCAACAGTGACGGGAACGGTTACAAGTTGCTCTGCAAGTCCAGCTTTACCAACTGGTCTAAGCATTCATAATACAACCTGCGCGATTAGTGGAACTCCTACAAGCACACAAGCTACGACAGCCTATACCATAACTGCAGCAAATGCGTTTGGAAATACAACTGCATCTATCAGTATCACAGTAAATATTGCACCACCATCTGCATTAACCTATTCTGGGAGTTCCTACACCTACACGGAAAATGCTGCCATTTCTGCAAATACCCCGACTATTACGGGAACAGTTACAAGTTGTTCAGCTTCTCCCGCACTCCCAACTGGGTTAGTGATAAATAATACAACTTGTTCTATCACAGGAACTCCAACAACTGCCCAAACAACGATAACTTATACAATCACCGCATCCAACGCATTTGGCAATACAACCGCAACGATTGATATTATCATCAATATCGCACCGCCTTCTGCTCTGACCTATACAGGAAGCCCTTACACTTACACTCAAAATGTTGCGATTTCTACAAATACACCAACCGTTACGGGGACTGTTACAAGCTGTACGGCATCTCCCGCTTTACCAACTGGGCTAAGCATCAATAATACAACTTGTGCCATCAGTGGAGTTCCTACAATCACACAAGGGGCAACTGCCTATACCATTACTGCCTCCAATGCTTTTGGAAGCACTACAGCAGGAATCAATATCACTGTAAATCTAGCTCCTCCGTCTGCATTAACCTACACAGGAAGTCCCTATACCTATACCCAAAACTCTGCCATTACCACCAATACCCCAACCGTTACGGGGACTGTTACAAGTTGCACGGCTAGCCCTGCTCTACCTGCTGGTTTAAGTATAAACAATACAACCTGTGCGATTAGTGGAACTCCTACAGCAACTCAAGGCGCAACTGCCTATACAATTACGGCTTCCAATGCTTTTGGAAATACTACTGCAGGAATCAATATCACAGTAAACGCCGGGGCACCTTCGGCTTTAACCTATACAGGAAGTCCTTATACCTATATCCAAAATACTACTATAACTACAACTACACCGACGGTTACGGGAACAGTTACAAGCTGCTCGGCAAGCCCTGCTCTACCCGCAGGACTAAGTATCAACAACACAACCTGCGCCATCAGTGGAACTCCGACAGTCACCCAAGTTGCGACCAATCACACGATTACAGCGACCAATGCATTCGGAAGTACAACGGCGGTCATCAATATTACAGTAAATATTCCCGCTCCAACCGGGTTATCCTATACAGGAAGTCCTTATATTTATGGTCAGACACTTACGATTATAACAAACTCGCCTACTGTGACCGGAACGGTAACCAGTTGCACAGCAAGTCCCGCGCTACCAACTGGACTCAGCATAAATGCCTCAACCTGCGCCATTAGCGGAGCATCCAGTGTAACACAAGCTTCGACAGCACATACGATTACTGCCAGTAACGTATCAGGTAGTACTACAGCTGCAATCAACATTACCGTCCAAGATCTTTGTATCTACTATGGTGGATCGGGAACTCCTGCTAGTTGCCTTTTAGGAGGTCAGGTTCAAGGTACACCTCTTACTTTAACCGGGACAGTTTCAACACCTTATGGACCAGCACAGGGCTCTTGGACATCTGGAACTACGAATGGAATTGGAAACGCGGCAAGATTCAATGCTCCTTTTGGAGTTACTACAGATAGAAATAATTTGTATGTGGCAGATTGGCTTAATCACCAGATTCGTAAAATCAATATGGGGACTGGAGCAGTTTCTCTTTTGGCAGGCTCGGCTACAGGTGTATCCGGAACTGCAAATGGAGTAGGAACTGCTGCCCGCTTTAATAAACCCGGCGGAATCACAACGGATGGAACATTCCTTTACGTCTCAGATAGCTTTAATTGTGTCATTCGCAAAATTGATATAGCAACAGCAACCGTGACAACTCTTGCGGGAACGATGGGTGTGCTTGGATTTGTAAATGCAACCGGAACTTCTGCCAAATTTGACTCTCCGTACGGAATCACAGTAGCTGGAGATAATCTATATGTAGCCGACTACAGCAATAATGCAATTAGAAAGGTTGTAATCTCAACTGGTGTAGTAACCACTCTCGCAGGTGCTGCTACTGCCGGTTTAACAAATGCAACTGGGACTGCTGCCAGATTTAATCTTCCTTTTGGAATTACTACTGATGGACCCAATCTTTACATTGGGGACGAGGGCAATAATGCAATTCGAAAAATAGTAATTGCTACAGGAGTTGTTACAACTATTGCGGGAGCCACAACTCCAGGATTTGTAAATGCAACTGGAACTGCCGCAAGATTTAACGCCCCGGAGGGAATTACGACGGATGGGACAAATTTATATGTTTCCGACGCAGGCAATGATGTAATTCGAAAAATCGTGATTGCTACTGGTGTGGTCACAACTCTTGCAGGTTCAAATTCCCAAACCCTATTCGATGCTGATGGTTCAGCCGCAACCGCCGAATTTGATGACCCACAAGGAATCGTATCCGATGGAACTAGACTATTTGTTGCTGATTACCTAAATAACAAAATTAGGAAAATAGAGTAA
- a CDS encoding IS1182 family transposase, translating to MNYIQGTVREETVLFNECLDNVIEEDNPVRVIDAYVDNLDLRKLGFKIPKLETGKPPYNPHDLLKIYLYGYMERIRSSRKLEKECKRNQELRWLIKDLAPDFKTIADFRKDNKDGIKNIFKEFLFFCKKMNLLSLSTVGIDGTKLRAQNGQNNVFKRDRIESIEKKIESKIQEYLKELEQNDVTEANELNLKEGNETKGLLKKLKKLLKYDDKVKGIKEIFENDPELQVYFANDTDSRFQSDKGKIRPGYNAQTAVDDLNKLIVANDVTQKSNDMEQMTPMIEKVQAVKEELKIENETNAVMDAGYFSEKEIMANKDKPGINIIVSDTKVAANSNNARENKNSPEKVPSKGYEIQDFIYDKERDLYVCPAGKELNKQNENPRQVSSGIFVNEYRSRQCDGCVHRSKCTENKTGRTIRVSTNRESMDDFKKEMGKDENKKLICKRKEIVEHPFGTIKRNLGFTYFMQKGLGKVQAEFSFICFVYNFKRVINIMGIKTIMHAIQANNLEFKATA from the coding sequence ATGAATTATATTCAGGGAACTGTCAGAGAAGAAACAGTGTTATTCAATGAGTGTTTGGATAATGTGATAGAGGAAGATAATCCAGTGAGAGTTATAGATGCGTATGTTGATAATCTTGATCTTAGAAAATTAGGGTTTAAAATTCCAAAGTTAGAAACGGGCAAACCGCCATATAATCCGCATGATTTATTAAAAATTTATTTATACGGTTACATGGAGCGAATTCGTAGTAGCAGAAAATTAGAGAAAGAATGTAAAAGAAACCAAGAACTAAGATGGTTAATAAAGGATCTAGCTCCTGATTTTAAGACGATAGCCGATTTTCGAAAAGATAACAAAGATGGAATAAAAAATATCTTCAAAGAGTTTTTGTTTTTTTGTAAGAAAATGAATCTACTTTCTCTTTCCACAGTAGGAATTGATGGAACAAAATTAAGAGCACAGAATGGGCAGAACAATGTATTTAAAAGAGATCGAATTGAAAGTATAGAGAAGAAGATAGAATCCAAAATACAGGAATATCTGAAAGAATTAGAACAAAATGATGTGACCGAAGCAAATGAATTAAATCTTAAAGAAGGAAATGAAACCAAAGGATTGTTAAAGAAACTGAAGAAATTACTTAAATACGATGACAAGGTGAAAGGAATCAAAGAAATATTTGAAAACGATCCGGAGTTGCAGGTCTATTTCGCTAATGATACAGATTCAAGATTTCAAAGTGACAAAGGGAAAATTCGTCCTGGCTATAATGCCCAGACAGCAGTGGATGACCTGAACAAGTTGATAGTTGCCAATGATGTAACGCAAAAATCAAATGATATGGAACAAATGACACCAATGATTGAAAAAGTGCAAGCGGTCAAGGAAGAACTTAAAATCGAAAATGAGACGAATGCAGTTATGGATGCCGGATATTTTAGTGAAAAAGAAATAATGGCTAACAAAGATAAGCCAGGGATAAATATTATTGTGTCAGATACTAAAGTAGCGGCAAATAGCAATAATGCACGTGAAAATAAAAATAGTCCAGAGAAAGTTCCTAGTAAAGGGTATGAGATTCAAGATTTTATTTATGATAAAGAGAGAGATTTATATGTATGCCCGGCAGGAAAAGAATTAAACAAACAAAATGAAAACCCAAGACAAGTTTCATCTGGGATTTTTGTAAATGAATATAGAAGTAGACAATGCGATGGTTGTGTCCACAGATCAAAATGCACCGAGAATAAAACTGGGCGGACTATCCGGGTTTCAACAAACCGAGAGTCGATGGATGATTTTAAGAAAGAGATGGGAAAAGACGAAAACAAGAAGTTAATTTGCAAGCGTAAGGAAATTGTGGAACACCCATTTGGAACCATAAAGAGAAATTTGGGTTTCACTTACTTCATGCAAAAAGGATTAGGAAAGGTTCAGGCTGAATTTAGCTTCATCTGCTTTGTGTATAATTTTAAAAGGGTCATAAATATTATGGGGATAAAGACTATTATGCACGCAATACAAGCGAATAACTTGGAATTCAAGGCTACTGCATGA
- a CDS encoding RNA-binding transcriptional accessory protein — MKKEHILILAKELQISEKQIIGTVQLLEEGATIPFISRYRKEVTGSLDEVQIADISSRMSQLIELEKRRETVLHTIEEQGKLTEELRKKITNTYDPVELEDLYLPYKPKRKTKASVAREKGLEPLALFVMEQSKNNLSEFAKSFLSKEKGVNSIEDALQGARDILAEMISETKEVRSIIRSQFQKQAIVKSSVLKSKEEEGSKYKDYFEYEEPLQKCPSHRFLAIMRGVNEDILKLSISPDHDTAIHAIENTIIKKNATRESKEELNLAIKDSYKRLLQPSIETEFRQMTKEKADLEAIHVFSLNLRQLLLSSPLGQKRIMGVDPGFRTGCKIVCLDSEGNFLFNSTIYPHAPQNEVEKSRAMILDLAKKFKTEAVAIGNGTASRETESFFKGIAFPSPVEIFIVNEAGASIYSASKIAREEFPDQDVTVRGAVSIGRRLLDPLAELVKIEPKSIGVGQYQHDVDQSLLHSRLDQVVESCVNLVGVNLNTASKHLLAYVSGIGPTLAESIVSFRKEHGQFKSRKQLLKVPRLGEKAFEQCAGFLRIPNSENPLDNSAVHPEVYSIVEKMAKDLKADVPTLLKDASLQKKIQLKDYLTDEIGLPTLSDIVKELSKPGLDPRQKAKSFSFDDSIQTIDDLTEGLILPGIVNNLTNFGAFVNIGIKESGLLHISQISNQFIKSPSDVLQLNQQVKVKVVSIDKERKRVQLTMKFD, encoded by the coding sequence ATGAAAAAAGAACATATCCTAATTCTCGCGAAAGAACTTCAAATTTCTGAAAAACAAATCATCGGCACAGTGCAACTTTTAGAAGAAGGTGCGACGATTCCGTTTATCAGTCGGTATAGGAAGGAAGTGACTGGAAGTTTGGATGAAGTGCAAATTGCCGACATTTCTAGTCGAATGAGCCAATTAATCGAATTAGAAAAAAGAAGAGAAACAGTACTACATACGATTGAAGAACAAGGAAAACTTACCGAAGAGCTGAGAAAAAAAATTACGAATACCTATGATCCCGTTGAATTAGAAGATCTCTATTTACCGTACAAACCAAAACGAAAAACAAAAGCTTCCGTTGCACGAGAGAAGGGACTAGAACCATTAGCCTTATTTGTAATGGAACAATCCAAAAATAATTTATCCGAGTTTGCCAAATCATTTCTTTCCAAAGAGAAAGGGGTAAATTCGATCGAAGATGCATTGCAGGGAGCTAGGGATATTCTAGCAGAAATGATAAGTGAGACCAAAGAGGTAAGAAGTATTATCCGCTCTCAATTTCAAAAGCAGGCAATAGTTAAATCCTCTGTGTTAAAAAGCAAAGAAGAGGAAGGAAGTAAATACAAAGATTATTTTGAGTATGAAGAGCCTTTACAAAAATGTCCATCCCATAGGTTTCTAGCCATTATGCGCGGGGTAAATGAAGATATATTAAAACTATCTATATCACCGGATCACGATACTGCGATTCATGCAATAGAGAATACTATAATTAAGAAAAATGCTACTAGAGAATCTAAAGAAGAGCTAAACCTAGCAATTAAGGACTCCTACAAACGACTCCTTCAACCATCCATAGAAACAGAATTTCGCCAGATGACTAAAGAAAAAGCTGACTTAGAGGCTATTCATGTGTTTTCGCTTAACTTGAGGCAACTACTATTATCCTCTCCACTGGGACAGAAGCGAATAATGGGTGTTGACCCCGGTTTTCGCACTGGATGTAAAATTGTATGTTTGGATAGCGAAGGAAATTTTCTATTCAACTCGACGATTTACCCTCACGCTCCACAAAATGAAGTAGAGAAATCTCGCGCGATGATTTTAGATTTAGCAAAGAAATTTAAGACAGAAGCAGTTGCCATTGGAAATGGTACAGCCTCTAGAGAAACAGAAAGTTTCTTTAAGGGAATTGCATTTCCTTCTCCGGTTGAAATTTTTATTGTAAATGAAGCAGGTGCCTCTATTTATTCAGCGTCAAAGATTGCACGAGAAGAATTTCCCGACCAAGATGTTACAGTCAGAGGTGCAGTCTCGATTGGTAGAAGACTTCTAGATCCGCTTGCCGAATTAGTCAAGATAGAACCCAAATCCATTGGAGTCGGGCAATACCAACATGATGTAGACCAATCGCTATTACACTCCCGTCTAGACCAAGTTGTAGAAAGTTGCGTGAACCTAGTCGGTGTTAACCTCAACACTGCAAGCAAACACTTGTTAGCCTATGTTTCCGGTATAGGTCCAACGTTAGCTGAGAGCATTGTCAGTTTCAGAAAAGAACATGGACAATTCAAATCCCGTAAACAACTTCTAAAAGTTCCTCGTTTAGGCGAAAAAGCATTTGAGCAGTGTGCTGGTTTTTTACGAATTCCTAATTCAGAAAATCCTCTAGACAATAGTGCCGTTCATCCGGAAGTTTATTCAATCGTAGAAAAAATGGCGAAGGATTTAAAAGCAGATGTCCCTACTCTTCTAAAAGATGCGAGTCTTCAAAAAAAGATTCAGTTGAAAGATTATCTCACAGATGAAATCGGTCTTCCTACTTTGTCAGACATTGTAAAAGAACTTTCCAAACCAGGGCTTGACCCAAGACAAAAAGCAAAATCTTTTTCCTTTGATGATTCAATTCAAACGATAGACGATCTAACGGAAGGATTAATTCTTCCTGGAATCGTAAACAACCTCACCAATTTCGGAGCCTTCGTAAATATTGGAATCAAAGAATCAGGTTTACTTCATATCTCTCAAATTTCCAACCAATTCATTAAAAGTCCTTCGGATGTTTTACAACTCAATCAACAGGTAAAAGTAAAAGTAGTCTCCATCGACAAAGAACGAAAAAGAGTTCAACTTACCATGAAGTTTGATTAG